In Vanacampus margaritifer isolate UIUO_Vmar chromosome 18, RoL_Vmar_1.0, whole genome shotgun sequence, a genomic segment contains:
- the nt5m gene encoding 5'(3')-deoxyribonucleotidase, mitochondrial — translation MLSSTTSRLLGRGKALLLNKFKGSCVNMKLNSGTGKRLRVLVDMDGVLADFEGGFLKKYRARYPDEPYVTLEDRRGFWVSKQYGRLRSDLSEKAISIWESKDFFRDLEPLPGGVEAVKQMTKMDNTDVFICTSPIKHFKHCPYEKYAWVEKHLGHEFLEQVILTRDKTVVSGDILIDDKPDILGVEPKPTWEQVLFTACHNKHLPGNPSQRRLLSWSDDWRAILDSKRQ, via the exons ATGTTATCGTCGACCACAAGCCGTCTACTGGGAAGAGGGAAAGCGTTGCTTCTAAACAAATTTAAAGGGAGCTGCGTTAATATGAAGCTTAACTCCGGTACTGGCAAGAGACTACGGGTCCTGGTCGACATGGACGGCGTCCTGGCCGATTTTGAAGGGGGGTTCTTGAAGAAGTACCGGGCCAGGTACCCGGACGAACCCTACGTCACCCTGGAGGACAGGAGAGGCTTTTGGGTGTCCAAGCAGTACGGGAGACTTCGGAGTGATCTTTCT GAGAAAGCCATAAGCATCTGGGAGTCCAAGGACTTTTTCAGAGATCTGGAGCCCCTTCCTGGTGGAGTCGAGGCAGTCAAGCAGATGACCAAAATGGACAA CACAGATGTCTTTATTTGCACCAGCCCCATCAAGCATTTCAAGCACTGCCCTTATGAAAAG TATGCGTGGGTAGAAAAGCATCTGGGGCACGAGTTTCTGGAGCAGGTCATCCTGACCAGAGACAAGACGGTGGTCAGCGGAGACATCCTTATCGACGACAAGCCTGACATTTTAG GCGTGGAGCCCAAACCCACCTGGGAGCAGGTTTTGTTCACCGCTTGCCACAACAAGCACCTTCCCGGCAACCCCTCACAGAGACGCTTGCTGTCCTGGTCCGACGACTGGCGAGCCATTCTGGACAGCAAAAGGcagtga
- the cops3 gene encoding COP9 signalosome complex subunit 3, with protein MASALEQFVNNVRQLSAQGQMTQLCELINKSGELLAKNLSHLDTVLGALDIQEHSLGVLAVLFVKFSMPNIPDFETLFSQVQLFISTCNGEHIRYATDTFAGLCHQLTNALVERKQPLRGVVILKQAIDKMQMNTNQLTSVHADLCQLCLLAKCFKPALPFLELDMMDICKENGAYDAKHFLCYYYYGGMIYMGLKNFDRALYFYEQAITTPAMAVSHIMLESYKKYILVSLILHGKVQQLPKYTSQIVGRFIKPLSNAYHELAQVYTTNNPTELRGVVNKHSETFTRDNNTGLVKQCLSSLYKKNIQRLTKTFLTLSLQDMASRVQLSGPQEAEKYVLHMIEDGEIYASINQKDGMVCFHDNPEKYNNPAMLHKIDQEMLKCIELDEKLKSMDQEITVNPQFVQKSMGTQEDDVGSKTSSYS; from the exons ATGGCTTCAGCCTTGGAGCAGTTTGTGAACAATGTGCGGCAGCTTTCCGCTCAAG GCCAGATGACTCAGCTATGCGAGTTGATCAACAAGAGCGGGGAGCTGCTGGCCAAGAACCTGTCGCACCTGGACACAGTGCTGGGGGCCTTGGATATTCAGGAGCACTCCCTCGGTGTGCTGGCTGTGCT ATTTGTAAAGTTCTCCATGCCAAACATCCCTGATTTTGAGACACTCTTTTCCCAAGTCCAGCTCTTCATCAGTACTTGCAATGGCGAGCACATTAGATATGCAACAGACACTT TTGCTGGTCTCTGCCACCAGTTGACAAATGCCCTTGTAGAGCGGAAACAG CCATTGAGGGGCGTCGTCATCCTGAAACAGGCAATAGACAAAATGCAGATGAACACAAACCAACTTACCTCAGTTCATGCAGACCTGTGTCAG TTGTGCTTGTTAGCAAAGTGCTTCAAGCCAGCCCTGCCCTTCCTGGAGCTTGACATGATGGACATCTGTAAGGAGAACGGGGCTTACGACGCAAAGCACTTTTTATGTTACTACTACTATGGTGGCATGATCTACATGGGCCTGAAAAATTTCGATAGagcactgtatttttatgaacaG GCAATAACCACTCCAGCCATGGCAGTGAGCCACATCATGTTGGAATCCTACAAGAAATACATCCTGGTCTCACTCATTCTCCACGGCAAAGTGCAGCAACTGCCCAAATACACCTCACAAATCGTGGGGAGGTTTATCAAG CCCTTGAGCAACGCCTACCATGAGCTAGCTCAGGTTTACACCACCAACAACCCCACTGAATTGCGCGGCGTAGTCAACAAACACAGCGAGACGTTCACGCGAGACAACAACACGGGCCTGGTCAAGCAGTGTCTCTCCTCCCTCTACAAAAAGAACATCCAGAGGCTaacaaag ACTTTCCTGACACTGTCTTTGCAAGACATGGCAAGTCGGGTGCAGCTTTCAGGGCCTCAAGAGGCGGAGAAATACGTCTTACACATG ATTGAAGACGGTGAGATCTACGCTAGCATTAACCAAAAGGACGGCATGGTGTGCTTCCATGACAACccagaaaaatacaataatccAGCAATGCTACACAAAATTGACCAAGAG ATGTTGAAATGTATAGAATTGGATGAGAAACTAAAATCTATGGATCAAGAAATCACAGTAAACCCACAGTTTGTGCAGAAG agTATGGGAACGCAGGAGGATGATGTTGGCAGCAAAACATCAAGTTACTCCTGA